ACAGATGCTGCAAGTATTGCTGCTGCTAAGAAGGAAGATAATAAAAAAGAAATTAAAGATTCAGCAAAGAAAGATGCAATTATTGCTGTTGGCATAACACTTCGGGCAATGGCTAAGAGTGGTAAGTTTGCTGCTAAGAGTAATGAAGAAAAATCTGCTCATGCAGTTAATGGAGCATCAGCTAGTGCTGTTTGTAAGGCTTTAAGTACTCTTATTATTGCTATTAGAAAACCGTTGATAGTGGATTAAAGTCTATTAGTGAAGCACTAGCAGCCGTTAAACAAGAAGATAAAGCTGTAGATTTTACTATTCTTGCAGAGGCAGCAGCTAGTGGACAGAAACAATAAATAATTATTAATAAACATAACTAAATAAAGTCATTTGAGGAAAACTATTCTCTTTATGAGAACCGTTTTCCTTTTTTACTACTTTGTAATAATACTCAGGTCTAAATCATAGTGATAGCAATCCTTGAATAACAGATTGATTTTAAGACTACATTTGAGCTTTTTTATGAGATAAAAAAATAGACTAAATATTTATGTTATGGTTAGGTACCCTCTTAAATTACATATTACTAACATAAGGTTCCTATCATACTTAAGATATTATATAATGATTACATAAGGAGCTTTTATGCAAGATTCATCACTACATTCTGTTGAGAGTACACAAATTTTTAATGGGCATATTACAGAGGAGATTATATACCAAGAATTTGTTAAGATGGGTATGCAAGATTTTATTGCGAATGATCTCTCTAAAAGATATTACCGTAATGAACTGACTTATAGGGATATTGAGTATTTAGAGACTACTTTTAACCTTAAGCTTGAAATGTTAGAGCGTAGTTTAAAATCTGAGATTATTTCTGTTAAAACTGAACTTGATAATAAAATAGACTCTGTTGAGAATAACTTAAATGTGAAGATTGATAATGTTAGAAATGAGGTTTCTCTTGTTAGAAAAGATATGGAAATTAATAGGGTGGAGCTTGATAATAAACTTGATAAAACCGCATCAGAATTTAAAAGTACATCAAGATTACATAATTGGATGTTTGGAACTCTAATTACCCTAAATATAGGAATTTTTTTAACATTAATGTCTATAGTCTATTCATTGTTGAATAAGTGAATTTAAGTTAAATAAACCTCTTCTTTATTTGATTGTATATCAGTTATTTTCTTATCAAAATCATTTAATTATTTATCAATAACAATTAATATTGTTAATTGTTATATCATGCCCAATTTCTTTAAGATTATAGGCACTATAATCTTAGTTTTTGTTTTTATTTTATTCAAAGATTGCTAACCATCTTGCCTACCCTGAGTTAATAAGGAGGCACGTGATAATGAAAAGAATTACTTTATGTGCGTTATTAATGACTTTATTTTTACTTCTTAGTTGTGGCAGTGGTAGTGCTAGTGCTGAGGATCCTAAAACCACATTCTTAAACTCTATTGCTAATTTAGGTAAAGGGTTCTTAGATATTTTTACTTCTCTTTCTGATATGATTACTGGGGCTTTGGGTATTAAGGCTGATACTAAAAAGAGCGATATAGGGAAATACTTTTCTGA
This window of the Borrelia puertoricensis genome carries:
- the bdr gene encoding Bdr family repetitive protein, which produces MQDSSLHSVESTQIFNGHITEEIIYQEFVKMGMQDFIANDLSKRYYRNELTYRDIEYLETTFNLKLEMLERSLKSEIISVKTELDNKIDSVENNLNVKIDNVRNEVSLVRKDMEINRVELDNKLDKTASEFKSTSRLHNWMFGTLITLNIGIFLTLMSIVYSLLNK